In Kaistella faecalis, a genomic segment contains:
- a CDS encoding TonB-dependent receptor has translation MPTLFLSKIFALVLFLMSFFVTAQITVSGKVNFKNKGVKDISVTLKDTYDGSTTDENGNFFFQTSEKGKQILVFSNPKFVEVEKPLLLENDAITINAELKEQISEIDAVVISAGSIEASDRKRATVLLTPIDIYTTAGANGQVSSALETLPGVQKIGETEGLFVRGGTGAETKFFMDGNLVNNFFGNSVPGIKAMDRLNTSLFKGNVFSSGGYSAMYGQALSSVLILESIDFPERNSVDIGISPIFLSGGFQNVNDEKTKSFGIAAAYSNLGLMTKLLKFNNTFTKAPESFGTNFNFRLKNKSGGILKYYGSFDTNRLGLQDESLEPETDFDNTSLKGKNTFHNISYRQKLGKYLVNLGSSYTFNNNMIDLSNTYQESEFNPNSIDITGNYFNAKGTLERKINKISAIRGGIELNQTRENTDVAISPVPYSFHDRITSVFAETDLGFSNHFSAKVGLRSEYSTAVNQWNLAPRLAFAYRISKNWMSSLAYGTFYQNPENQFFGTHDLNFQKAEHYVLQLQKSEEGRSFRVEAFYKNYRDLIKNKVENYRPVAISNNGDGFAKGIELFWRDKKSIKNIDYWISYSFLDSERNFQNYDQSLFPNFAAKHTLSLVAKKFVTDWKTGFNLSYSYASGRPYYNFLTDDNGNYYLNTQGKVKDFNALNFSLNYLPNLGKKDSKSFTVLVLSVNNILNQKNIYGYNFSSDGLRSKPILPSADTFIFIGAFISFGIDRTQDAIDNNL, from the coding sequence ATGCCGACATTATTCCTTTCAAAAATTTTCGCACTTGTCTTGTTCCTGATGAGTTTCTTTGTGACTGCCCAAATCACCGTTTCCGGAAAAGTAAATTTTAAGAACAAAGGGGTTAAGGATATTTCTGTAACCCTTAAAGATACGTACGACGGATCCACGACCGATGAAAACGGTAATTTCTTTTTTCAAACTTCGGAAAAAGGAAAGCAGATTCTGGTATTTTCCAATCCTAAATTTGTGGAAGTTGAAAAACCTTTGCTACTTGAAAACGATGCAATCACTATCAATGCAGAATTAAAAGAGCAGATTTCAGAAATCGATGCGGTTGTTATTTCAGCCGGTTCCATTGAAGCCAGCGACAGGAAACGCGCAACTGTTCTTTTAACTCCCATCGATATTTACACCACCGCCGGAGCGAACGGACAGGTTTCCTCGGCGCTCGAAACGCTTCCCGGAGTACAGAAAATCGGGGAAACTGAAGGTCTTTTTGTGCGGGGCGGAACCGGCGCTGAAACTAAATTCTTTATGGACGGAAACCTGGTTAACAACTTCTTTGGAAATTCTGTTCCGGGAATCAAGGCGATGGACAGGCTGAACACTTCCTTATTTAAAGGCAATGTTTTCTCCAGTGGCGGTTATTCTGCGATGTACGGTCAGGCGCTTTCTTCTGTGCTTATCCTGGAAAGTATTGATTTTCCTGAAAGAAACTCTGTTGATATCGGAATTTCACCCATTTTTTTAAGCGGCGGCTTTCAGAACGTGAACGATGAAAAAACTAAATCTTTCGGTATTGCTGCCGCATACAGTAATTTAGGCCTGATGACAAAACTCCTCAAATTCAACAATACTTTTACGAAAGCTCCTGAAAGCTTCGGCACGAATTTCAATTTCAGACTTAAAAATAAAAGCGGAGGTATTTTAAAATATTACGGAAGTTTTGATACCAACAGACTTGGACTTCAGGACGAAAGCCTGGAACCCGAAACCGATTTCGACAATACTTCACTAAAAGGGAAAAACACCTTCCACAATATTTCCTACAGACAGAAACTGGGCAAATATCTTGTTAATTTAGGCAGTTCTTACACTTTCAATAATAACATGATTGATTTAAGCAACACTTATCAGGAATCGGAATTCAATCCCAACTCGATTGATATTACCGGGAATTATTTTAATGCTAAAGGAACTTTAGAGAGAAAAATCAATAAAATTTCAGCCATAAGAGGCGGAATAGAATTAAACCAAACACGGGAAAATACAGATGTCGCCATTTCACCTGTACCTTATTCTTTTCACGACCGCATCACCTCAGTATTTGCCGAAACTGATTTAGGTTTCAGTAATCATTTCTCCGCTAAAGTTGGGTTACGATCCGAATATTCAACTGCAGTAAATCAGTGGAATCTGGCGCCCAGACTTGCTTTCGCTTACAGAATTTCAAAGAACTGGATGAGTTCCCTGGCGTACGGAACATTTTATCAGAACCCTGAAAATCAATTTTTTGGAACTCACGATCTTAATTTTCAAAAAGCAGAACATTATGTTCTACAACTCCAGAAATCTGAAGAAGGAAGAAGTTTCCGCGTTGAAGCTTTTTACAAAAACTACAGAGATTTAATAAAAAACAAGGTTGAAAATTACAGACCAGTTGCAATCAGCAACAATGGAGACGGTTTTGCTAAAGGGATTGAACTTTTCTGGCGCGATAAAAAATCAATCAAAAATATAGATTACTGGATTTCTTATTCATTTCTGGATTCCGAACGAAATTTCCAGAATTATGACCAGAGTCTCTTTCCGAATTTTGCGGCAAAACATACACTTTCGTTAGTCGCAAAGAAATTTGTGACCGACTGGAAAACCGGCTTTAATCTTTCTTACAGCTACGCTTCCGGAAGACCTTATTACAATTTCCTTACGGATGACAACGGAAATTATTACCTGAACACGCAGGGTAAAGTAAAGGATTTCAACGCGCTTAATTTCAGCCTGAACTATCTGCCCAATCTGGGTAAAAAGGATTCTAAATCGTTTACGGTTTTGGTTCTCTCGGTCAACAATATTCTTAACCAGAAAAATATTTACGGGTACAATTTCTCAAGTGACGGACTGCGGAGCAAACCTATTCTGCCGTCTGCAGACACTTTTATATTCATTGGCGCCTTCATCAGTTTCGGTATCGACAGGACTCAGGATGCAATCGATAATAACCTCTAA
- a CDS encoding penicillin-binding protein 1A, which yields MENKKNQGSKPKPTFPLPPKKQKNTGWKKWVKFVWMGLIAVILGIAALFFATSQGFLGNMPDVKELENPDIYVASEIYSSDGKLLGKFEKEKTQPVTYKELPPHLIYALQAKEDERFKEHSGIDLQSVARAVVYGGQRGGGSTITQQLAKLLFTDRVSQNKIQRAFQKLKEWVVAVSLEKRYTKEEIITLYFNKFDFLYNANGIEMASRIYFNKPTSKLTLPEAAMFVAMLENPVKNNPMRNEQRAKARRDVVLDQMVKTGYIDQQTFQKAVDTPVVLDYHPVKSIDEGYSAYYKFYLRKEIEGYLKDYEKKTGKTLNLFKDGLKIYVTLDSKMQIYAEEAIREHLTDLQQRFDAEQRGRKQRPFYFLDDKQIEGVMMQAVKRTGRYKQLKNAGVPEDSIMMDFRKPIKTSRFTWNGEEEVEMSPWDSIRYHKQIAQAGLMSMVPGTGEIKAWVGGINWQHFQYDHIKQGKRQVGSTFKPFVYATAIMKLGMTPCSTVSNATYRKGTWTVEGSGGMLTLKDALAHSKNPVAVRLIEMTTPKSVIQTARDLGVTEEIPNEYAVALGSSDITIFEMLGAYSTFANYGNYIKPEMIWRIEDANGRVIKEVKPVLKEVMNELYAYTMIDLMKGVADFGTAAGELGRRGVQKGIEIAAKTGTTQNNSDGWFMGITPNLATGVWVGWEDRATHFRGTGEGQGAKMALPIWAIFMKKVWADKESGVTIEDKFIKPSNWTGSCSDLQGLGGYGDEGGLQTMDELTNPKVEEPVNTPKKSNGKKEENVNENINTGDEIDFNK from the coding sequence ATGGAAAACAAAAAAAACCAGGGGAGCAAGCCAAAGCCAACCTTTCCGCTTCCGCCCAAGAAACAGAAAAATACCGGCTGGAAAAAGTGGGTGAAATTTGTTTGGATGGGACTAATTGCTGTAATTCTAGGAATTGCAGCCCTATTTTTTGCAACTTCACAGGGATTTTTAGGCAATATGCCCGATGTGAAGGAACTCGAAAATCCTGACATTTATGTAGCCTCCGAAATTTATTCTTCTGACGGTAAACTTCTTGGCAAATTCGAAAAAGAAAAGACTCAGCCCGTTACCTATAAAGAACTCCCGCCTCATCTTATTTATGCTCTTCAGGCTAAAGAAGATGAACGTTTCAAAGAGCACTCAGGTATTGATTTACAGTCAGTTGCAAGAGCAGTAGTATATGGCGGCCAGCGTGGCGGAGGTTCCACAATTACCCAGCAGCTCGCGAAGTTACTTTTTACCGACAGGGTTTCACAGAACAAAATTCAGAGAGCTTTTCAAAAGCTTAAAGAATGGGTTGTGGCGGTAAGTCTGGAGAAAAGATACACCAAAGAAGAAATCATTACACTGTATTTCAACAAATTCGATTTCCTTTACAACGCAAACGGAATCGAAATGGCGTCCCGAATTTATTTCAACAAACCAACTTCAAAACTTACTCTTCCTGAAGCAGCAATGTTCGTTGCAATGCTCGAAAATCCTGTGAAGAACAACCCAATGAGAAATGAACAGCGGGCAAAAGCCAGAAGAGATGTAGTGTTAGATCAAATGGTGAAAACGGGTTATATTGATCAGCAAACTTTTCAGAAAGCTGTAGATACTCCTGTAGTTTTAGATTATCATCCTGTAAAATCTATCGATGAAGGTTATTCTGCCTATTATAAATTCTATCTTAGAAAAGAAATAGAGGGATATTTAAAGGATTACGAAAAGAAAACCGGTAAAACTCTTAATCTCTTTAAAGACGGACTGAAAATTTATGTGACCTTAGATTCGAAAATGCAGATTTATGCAGAAGAAGCCATTAGAGAACATTTAACAGATCTGCAGCAAAGATTTGATGCTGAACAGCGCGGCCGTAAGCAGAGACCATTCTATTTTCTTGATGACAAGCAGATCGAAGGTGTGATGATGCAGGCTGTGAAAAGAACCGGAAGATACAAGCAGCTTAAGAACGCAGGAGTACCTGAGGATTCTATTATGATGGATTTCCGAAAACCGATTAAAACTTCGCGTTTTACATGGAATGGCGAGGAAGAAGTAGAAATGTCTCCGTGGGATTCAATCCGCTATCATAAACAGATTGCGCAGGCAGGTTTGATGTCGATGGTGCCGGGAACAGGTGAAATTAAAGCATGGGTCGGCGGTATCAACTGGCAACATTTCCAGTATGATCATATCAAGCAAGGTAAACGCCAAGTAGGTTCTACGTTTAAACCATTTGTATATGCCACCGCGATTATGAAACTGGGAATGACACCTTGTTCAACGGTTTCTAACGCAACTTATAGAAAAGGAACATGGACCGTAGAAGGATCCGGCGGAATGCTCACGCTAAAAGACGCATTGGCTCATTCCAAAAACCCTGTTGCAGTACGACTAATTGAAATGACAACGCCGAAAAGTGTAATTCAGACTGCACGAGATTTGGGTGTTACAGAAGAAATCCCGAACGAGTATGCTGTTGCTTTAGGTTCCTCAGATATTACGATCTTCGAAATGCTAGGTGCTTACTCCACTTTCGCAAACTACGGTAATTATATCAAGCCTGAAATGATCTGGCGTATCGAAGATGCAAACGGAAGGGTAATAAAAGAAGTAAAACCGGTTCTCAAAGAAGTAATGAATGAACTTTATGCCTACACGATGATCGACCTGATGAAAGGCGTTGCCGATTTTGGTACCGCAGCAGGAGAATTAGGCAGAAGAGGTGTACAGAAAGGAATCGAAATTGCTGCCAAAACAGGAACAACCCAGAATAATTCCGACGGTTGGTTCATGGGAATTACTCCAAACCTGGCAACAGGAGTTTGGGTAGGTTGGGAAGACCGTGCTACCCACTTCCGCGGCACTGGCGAAGGTCAGGGGGCGAAAATGGCACTTCCGATCTGGGCAATTTTCATGAAAAAAGTCTGGGCAGATAAAGAAAGTGGTGTTACTATCGAGGATAAATTCATTAAACCTTCCAACTGGACCGGAAGTTGCTCAGACCTGCAGGGACTTGGTGGCTACGGCGACGAAGGCGGACTTCAAACCATGGATGAACTTACGAATCCTAAAGTTGAAGAACCCGTTAACACCCCGAAAAAATCGAACGGTAAGAAAGAAGAAAACGTCAACGAAAACATCAATACCGGCGACGAAATAGACTTCAACAAATAA
- a CDS encoding protein adenylyltransferase SelO, translating into MNLTEITQQYYQLFPADTSQNIMQRQTPGVLLAETPISGFTESELIIFNEKLSEEIGLGKIENDQDSAFLNAATVPQHLKTYATAYAGHQFGNWAGQLGDGRAIFAGEIADKNGKKTELQWKGAGATPYSRHADGRAVLRSSVREYLMSEAMFHLGIPTTRALSLSLSGENIVRDMLYDGNPQYEKGAVMMRTAESFLRFGHFELISAQNAISLLTKLANFTIQNYFPKIDPESPTKYAELFAQIAHRTSEMIVEWYRVGFVHGVMNTDNMSILGLTIDYGPFSFLDEYSLNFTPNTTDLPGRRYAFGNQAKIAQWNLWQLANALFPLIKDEKILEKMLNDFSTDFWKEHDKMMAAKFGFNEVLNGDDLFFTNVQNLMAELTIDYTLFFNALESITEDTEPKSHFENIFYNTITDEQFVNFKDFISSYLGRLKLNTISKTESRKLMQKSNPKFILRNYILFECINEITDGKKDLLHKILNALENPYEELFPEFSQKRPPFYDGQTGSSTLSCSS; encoded by the coding sequence ATGAATTTAACAGAAATAACTCAACAATACTATCAACTTTTTCCGGCAGATACCTCCCAAAATATTATGCAGAGGCAAACACCGGGCGTACTCCTGGCAGAGACTCCAATCTCGGGATTTACGGAATCAGAGCTCATTATTTTTAACGAAAAACTTTCCGAAGAAATAGGACTTGGCAAAATTGAAAATGACCAGGACTCCGCATTTCTTAATGCCGCTACAGTACCTCAACATTTAAAAACGTACGCTACTGCCTACGCAGGTCATCAGTTTGGGAATTGGGCAGGGCAACTCGGTGACGGCAGGGCAATTTTTGCAGGCGAGATTGCTGATAAAAATGGCAAAAAAACAGAACTTCAGTGGAAAGGAGCAGGTGCAACACCCTATTCCCGCCATGCGGACGGCAGAGCGGTATTACGGTCTTCGGTGCGTGAATATCTGATGAGCGAGGCGATGTTTCATTTGGGAATTCCCACAACCCGCGCTTTGTCCCTATCGCTTTCCGGCGAAAATATAGTCCGGGACATGTTGTATGACGGAAACCCACAGTACGAAAAAGGTGCAGTGATGATGCGGACTGCTGAAAGTTTTCTGCGCTTCGGGCATTTTGAACTGATATCAGCGCAAAACGCCATCAGTCTGCTGACCAAATTGGCCAATTTTACGATTCAAAATTATTTTCCCAAAATCGATCCCGAAAGTCCGACAAAATACGCAGAATTATTTGCACAAATTGCCCACAGAACCTCGGAAATGATTGTGGAATGGTACCGCGTAGGTTTTGTACATGGGGTAATGAATACCGATAACATGTCTATTTTGGGGCTCACCATTGATTACGGACCATTCTCATTTCTGGACGAATACAGTTTGAATTTCACTCCGAACACTACAGATTTGCCTGGCCGCAGATATGCATTCGGGAATCAGGCTAAAATTGCGCAGTGGAATCTCTGGCAACTTGCAAATGCATTATTCCCTTTGATTAAAGATGAAAAAATCCTGGAGAAAATGCTTAATGATTTCAGTACAGATTTCTGGAAAGAGCATGATAAAATGATGGCGGCCAAATTCGGTTTTAATGAAGTTCTGAATGGGGATGATCTGTTTTTCACCAATGTGCAAAATTTAATGGCAGAGTTAACAATAGATTATACATTGTTTTTCAATGCGTTAGAATCAATCACCGAAGACACAGAGCCGAAATCGCATTTTGAAAATATTTTCTATAACACAATTACTGATGAGCAGTTTGTGAACTTCAAAGACTTTATTTCGTCATATCTCGGGAGACTGAAACTGAATACCATTTCCAAAACAGAATCCAGAAAACTGATGCAAAAAAGTAACCCGAAATTCATTCTCAGAAACTATATTTTGTTTGAATGTATTAATGAAATTACTGACGGCAAAAAAGATTTACTGCATAAAATCCTGAACGCTCTGGAAAATCCTTACGAAGAACTTTTCCCGGAGTTTTCGCAAAAGCGTCCGCCGTTTTATGATGGACAAACCGGAAGCTCCACCCTTTCCTGCAGTTCTTAA
- a CDS encoding LytR/AlgR family response regulator transcription factor, which produces MIQTVIIEDEKPAARKLERLLGLFPDLELVATINSVEEGISWFSGNEHPHLIFSDIVLGDGLSFDIFEKVPTKSFMIYTTAFDQYTLKAFKLNSIDYLLKPIMEEDLQRAIDKYKSFLPSESNYNLKEIKSLIKEEKQKLSRILVKIGYNLKIVQTDEVSCFYSENKIVYLQTKERSFPTDFTLDELQEVLDEKCFFRVNRQFIINSNYIKNIHTSPYYKVEMEFQPDEEITVSRDRVKDFRDWLSK; this is translated from the coding sequence ATGATACAAACGGTAATTATTGAAGACGAAAAACCCGCGGCCCGAAAACTTGAGCGACTGTTAGGTTTGTTTCCTGATTTAGAATTGGTTGCAACGATTAATTCTGTTGAAGAAGGAATCAGTTGGTTTTCCGGAAATGAGCATCCGCATCTCATCTTTTCAGATATTGTTTTGGGCGACGGTTTGTCTTTTGATATTTTTGAAAAAGTTCCGACCAAAAGCTTCATGATTTATACCACGGCTTTTGATCAGTACACTTTGAAGGCTTTTAAACTCAATTCGATCGATTATCTTTTAAAACCAATTATGGAGGAAGATCTTCAGAGAGCGATTGATAAATATAAAAGCTTTCTCCCCTCAGAAAGTAATTATAACTTAAAGGAAATCAAGTCTTTAATTAAAGAAGAGAAACAAAAACTTTCGCGGATTCTGGTAAAGATTGGGTACAATTTAAAGATTGTTCAGACTGATGAGGTTTCATGTTTCTACAGCGAAAACAAAATCGTTTATCTTCAGACCAAAGAACGGAGTTTTCCGACAGATTTTACATTGGACGAACTTCAGGAAGTTCTGGATGAGAAATGTTTTTTCCGCGTTAACCGACAGTTTATCATCAATTCGAATTATATCAAAAACATCCACACCTCGCCTTATTACAAAGTGGAAATGGAGTTTCAGCCTGACGAAGAAATTACAGTAAGCCGAGACAGAGTGAAGGATTTTAGGGATTGGCTATCGAAGTAG
- the mnmA gene encoding tRNA 2-thiouridine(34) synthase MnmA: MKIVVGLSGGVDSSVAAYLLQKQGHDVVALFMRNWNDASVTLEDECPWIEDSNDALMVAQKLGIPFQVIDMSELYKEKIVDYMFAEYEKGRTPNPDVLCNREVKFDVFMKTALSLGAEKVATGHYARVSSDFDENGKEIFHLLAGKDNNKDQSYFLCQLNQEQLSKSLFPIGELTKPEVREIAREMGLVTADKKDSQGLCFIGKVSLPTFLQQQLKPIEGEIVEIFNDFEGFHQEKPQFSSKLEELQFLSRKIKYQKPDGKVIGKHQGAHYFTIGQSKGLGIGGHKESCFIISRDMETNTIYVGEGRNFPGLFQTALKIDTPEIHWVREDLCLLIGESMEVKARIRYRQALEDATLYQFEDGLYIEFKNPQSAVAEGQFAAWYLEDELIGSGVIS, translated from the coding sequence ATGAAAATAGTAGTAGGTTTATCGGGCGGTGTAGATTCCAGTGTTGCCGCCTATTTGCTGCAAAAACAGGGTCACGATGTGGTGGCGCTTTTTATGCGGAACTGGAATGATGCCTCCGTGACTTTGGAGGACGAATGTCCCTGGATTGAGGACAGCAACGATGCTTTAATGGTTGCCCAGAAACTGGGAATTCCGTTTCAGGTCATCGATATGAGCGAGCTTTACAAGGAGAAAATCGTTGATTATATGTTCGCTGAATACGAAAAAGGCAGAACCCCAAATCCCGATGTTTTATGCAACCGTGAAGTGAAGTTTGATGTTTTCATGAAAACAGCTTTATCGCTTGGTGCTGAGAAAGTTGCAACAGGACATTATGCACGCGTAAGTTCTGATTTTGATGAAAATGGGAAGGAGATTTTTCATCTTCTGGCGGGAAAAGACAATAATAAAGACCAGTCTTACTTTTTGTGCCAGCTGAATCAGGAGCAGTTATCCAAATCGCTTTTCCCGATTGGTGAATTGACTAAACCTGAAGTCCGGGAAATTGCCAGAGAAATGGGTTTGGTAACCGCGGACAAGAAAGACTCCCAGGGTTTATGTTTTATCGGCAAAGTAAGTTTGCCCACTTTTCTACAGCAGCAACTTAAACCAATAGAAGGTGAAATTGTGGAAATTTTCAATGATTTTGAAGGATTTCATCAAGAAAAACCTCAATTTTCTTCAAAATTAGAAGAATTACAGTTTCTCTCCAGAAAAATTAAATACCAAAAACCCGACGGAAAAGTAATCGGCAAACATCAGGGCGCTCATTACTTCACGATCGGACAAAGCAAAGGTTTGGGAATCGGAGGTCATAAAGAATCCTGTTTCATTATTTCGCGTGATATGGAAACGAATACGATTTATGTGGGTGAAGGAAGAAATTTCCCGGGGCTTTTCCAGACAGCGTTGAAAATTGACACGCCGGAAATCCACTGGGTAAGAGAAGACCTGTGCTTGCTGATCGGCGAATCGATGGAAGTGAAAGCAAGAATCCGGTATCGCCAGGCTTTGGAAGATGCCACTTTATATCAGTTTGAGGACGGACTTTATATCGAGTTCAAAAACCCGCAGTCTGCAGTGGCAGAAGGTCAGTTTGCGGCGTGGTATCTGGAGGATGAATTAATCGGAAGCGGAGTGATCAGTTAA
- a CDS encoding gliding motility lipoprotein GldH, which produces MHKILVVFCVLIMLSGCTSDSETVHMKNLNGIWPKKAEQKFDFVIEDAQAPKNIIFVVRNNNEYPYSNIRFIVNFMEAKTKKKTTDTLNYILAKPNGEWLGKGFGDTKETLFQYKVNYKFPQNGNYSIGVVQAMRTDSLKGIEDIGVKIETAKP; this is translated from the coding sequence ATGCATAAGATATTAGTTGTTTTCTGCGTTTTGATAATGCTTTCGGGGTGTACAAGTGATTCCGAAACAGTTCACATGAAAAACCTGAACGGAATCTGGCCGAAAAAAGCTGAACAGAAATTCGATTTTGTTATTGAGGATGCACAGGCTCCAAAAAATATTATATTTGTTGTGAGGAATAATAACGAATATCCTTACAGCAACATTCGGTTTATCGTGAATTTCATGGAGGCTAAAACCAAAAAGAAAACCACCGATACCCTGAATTATATTTTGGCAAAACCAAACGGAGAATGGCTCGGAAAAGGATTCGGAGATACGAAAGAAACGCTGTTTCAATATAAAGTGAATTATAAATTCCCGCAAAACGGCAATTATTCGATTGGAGTTGTCCAGGCGATGAGAACCGACAGCCTAAAGGGGATTGAAGATATTGGTGTAAAAATAGAAACGGCAAAACCGTAA
- a CDS encoding DUF6080 domain-containing protein has protein sequence MPKFFTLVFKQKITDFFKTVLPSTKFELLLFTIFITVYGILGSFIALNYRIIFDDRIPWDAYFSFDNRAIVMNGGGFERHPLANYYFDWIREFAYLFSGGKKDETFRLVLAWCSNFAISLSLIQIYKYLNNIVRLPKKISLLILFFFASFSTNILLSFTPETYTYTLFFLILFNYYAALKLKKEQKIPAAALTLAVVSVGGLTVTNAVKIYIPLLFENKIFRSWKKLGLAFLRVLISVAVFALLFLNRLNFNYMNFFNKSGEQLEKFSKPKITPLWDMITSWFIGGNMLFPAFVIRDYHNKKGFEFKAIFMDVYDSWIPYVFVAAVVFLSIWSYVKNFKNKFVQILMVSFFVDIIIHCVLKFGLHTSYIYGGHFVFAFPLLIGWLFYAYRNSPKTLSVLYVSVWGLFSFLVLNNIVRFQEFFDFLNAYYQ, from the coding sequence TTGCCGAAATTTTTCACCTTGGTTTTTAAACAAAAAATTACTGATTTTTTTAAAACAGTTCTCCCATCTACAAAATTTGAACTTCTACTATTCACCATTTTCATTACCGTTTATGGTATTCTGGGAAGTTTCATTGCTCTGAATTACCGCATTATTTTTGACGACAGAATTCCTTGGGATGCTTACTTCAGTTTTGATAACCGCGCGATTGTAATGAATGGCGGCGGATTCGAAAGGCATCCTCTGGCCAATTATTATTTCGACTGGATCCGGGAGTTTGCCTATCTTTTTTCCGGCGGCAAAAAAGATGAAACTTTCCGTCTGGTTCTGGCGTGGTGCAGCAACTTTGCCATAAGTCTTAGTTTAATTCAGATTTACAAATATTTAAATAACATTGTAAGGTTACCAAAGAAAATCTCGCTGCTAATCCTCTTTTTCTTCGCCTCCTTTTCAACCAATATTTTGCTTTCTTTCACACCGGAAACCTATACTTACACTTTATTTTTCCTCATATTATTTAATTATTACGCAGCACTTAAATTAAAAAAGGAACAGAAAATACCAGCGGCGGCGCTTACTTTGGCGGTCGTTTCAGTTGGCGGTTTAACGGTTACAAATGCCGTAAAAATTTATATCCCGCTACTTTTTGAAAACAAAATATTCCGCAGCTGGAAAAAGTTAGGTCTGGCGTTCCTGCGTGTTCTTATTTCAGTTGCGGTGTTTGCACTTTTGTTTCTCAACCGATTGAATTTCAATTACATGAATTTCTTCAATAAGTCGGGCGAACAGTTAGAAAAATTCTCAAAACCGAAAATCACACCGCTTTGGGATATGATTACGTCCTGGTTTATCGGTGGGAATATGCTTTTCCCAGCTTTCGTTATCCGTGATTATCATAACAAAAAAGGATTTGAGTTTAAAGCAATATTTATGGATGTTTATGACTCATGGATTCCTTACGTTTTTGTTGCTGCAGTAGTGTTTTTGTCTATCTGGAGTTACGTAAAAAACTTTAAAAATAAATTTGTGCAGATTCTGATGGTTTCGTTTTTCGTAGATATCATCATACACTGCGTGCTGAAGTTCGGTCTTCATACTTCTTATATTTACGGCGGACATTTCGTTTTTGCGTTCCCGCTGCTCATCGGATGGCTGTTTTACGCCTACCGAAATTCCCCTAAAACGCTGTCAGTTCTCTACGTTTCAGTGTGGGGTTTATTTTCTTTTTTAGTACTGAACAATATCGTCAGGTTTCAGGAGTTTTTCGATTTCCTTAATGCCTATTACCAATAA
- a CDS encoding superoxide dismutase family protein gives MKIAKFSIVAGSALLAVSCSTTKNYTINSKSGTETQGTAKFVQTGKNVALDLNVYKLTPGIHAVHLHEKGDCSAADASSAGGHWNPTTESHGKWGHDEYHKGDIGNLNADKDGTARLQFSTDKWCIGCTDESKNILGKTLIIHAGPDDFKTQPTGNAGGRVGCIEIK, from the coding sequence ATGAAAATCGCTAAATTTTCTATCGTTGCAGGTAGTGCGCTTTTAGCAGTATCTTGCTCGACTACTAAGAATTACACGATCAATTCCAAAAGTGGGACTGAGACTCAGGGAACAGCCAAATTTGTACAAACCGGTAAAAACGTGGCACTTGATCTAAATGTCTACAAGTTAACTCCAGGAATTCACGCGGTTCACCTTCATGAAAAAGGAGACTGTTCTGCGGCTGATGCAAGTTCTGCGGGCGGACACTGGAACCCAACAACCGAATCGCACGGAAAATGGGGACACGATGAATATCATAAAGGCGACATTGGAAATCTGAATGCAGATAAAGACGGTACTGCAAGATTACAGTTCAGTACCGATAAATGGTGTATTGGCTGTACCGATGAATCTAAAAACATTCTAGGAAAAACATTAATTATTCATGCCGGACCGGACGATTTCAAAACACAGCCAACCGGAAATGCAGGTGGTAGAGTAGGCTGTATCGAAATTAAGTAA
- a CDS encoding 2TM domain-containing protein, translated as MELQNNRDAKYAEAKRKVKELRGFYIHLFVYIIVNLFIISRNVQQGDNLADIDNYWTAIFWGIGVVGHAMRVFVPNFILGKDWEDRKTRELMDKYK; from the coding sequence ATGGAATTACAAAATAACCGCGATGCCAAATATGCGGAGGCAAAAAGAAAAGTTAAGGAACTGAGGGGATTTTACATCCATCTGTTTGTCTATATTATTGTAAATCTTTTCATCATATCCCGTAATGTTCAGCAGGGCGACAACCTTGCGGATATTGATAATTACTGGACCGCAATTTTCTGGGGAATCGGAGTAGTGGGTCACGCGATGCGGGTTTTTGTTCCTAATTTCATTTTGGGAAAAGATTGGGAAGACCGCAAAACCCGTGAATTGATGGACAAGTATAAATAA